From the Leptospira sp. WS60.C2 genome, one window contains:
- the add gene encoding adenosine deaminase: MEVPFSEILSRIAVIDRDIAELNRLKSRLPADRPYSPTIQLTFDKQINTLLNERVSLMELPILHPPLWLLPKEGAEGAEQTTLLKERKSLLAGDLSVSHPNEQDVINFIREIPKTEVHLHLEACVNKETLKFLYKKNGIEVTDQEFEDKYNFKDLNGFIQVFFFVQGSVKEASDLGYFIDSLADYLRSNNIVYCEAFFAPSKFIQNGLDFDEMVEVMVNRIRQIEVKDGISIRLLVDVSRSFGPENAMNNLRRVLGLKHKEVIGIGLGGAELMGPAKDYAEVFKIARESGLRCVAHSGEDDGPWAIWDAVNLCKAERIGHGTSAIQDPELVRYMKENKIPIEICVTSNVFTGKYVRKEQNHPVRYYYDQGLMLCINTDDPDIFNVNLTYEYFKLYRFLDFSIDEIIDLVRQGVLCTFHPEKESLWKSMEEKIDQIKLKYNLTTDAQAILT; the protein is encoded by the coding sequence ATGGAAGTTCCTTTTTCTGAAATTTTAAGCCGCATTGCTGTCATTGACCGTGACATTGCTGAATTGAATCGACTCAAAAGCCGATTGCCAGCTGACAGACCCTATTCGCCCACCATCCAACTTACATTTGATAAACAGATCAACACTCTCTTAAACGAAAGAGTGTCGCTCATGGAATTGCCAATTCTCCATCCGCCACTTTGGCTTCTGCCAAAAGAAGGTGCGGAGGGTGCAGAACAGACGACACTTCTCAAAGAACGAAAGTCTCTTCTTGCGGGAGATCTTTCAGTTTCCCATCCAAACGAACAAGATGTCATCAACTTCATTCGCGAAATTCCTAAGACAGAAGTCCACTTACACTTGGAAGCATGTGTGAATAAGGAAACACTAAAGTTCTTATATAAAAAGAACGGAATTGAAGTGACTGACCAGGAATTTGAAGACAAATACAATTTCAAAGATCTTAACGGATTCATACAGGTATTCTTTTTTGTCCAAGGTTCGGTGAAAGAAGCATCCGATTTGGGATACTTCATTGATAGTTTAGCGGACTATTTACGTTCCAATAATATTGTGTATTGCGAAGCTTTTTTTGCTCCCTCAAAGTTCATTCAAAACGGTTTGGATTTTGATGAAATGGTAGAAGTGATGGTGAATCGCATTCGCCAAATCGAAGTGAAAGACGGAATTTCGATTCGATTGCTTGTGGATGTTTCCAGATCCTTTGGTCCAGAGAATGCAATGAATAACCTAAGACGCGTATTGGGTTTGAAACACAAAGAAGTAATTGGAATTGGGCTCGGTGGAGCTGAGTTAATGGGGCCTGCAAAAGATTACGCAGAAGTTTTCAAAATTGCGCGTGAGTCTGGATTACGTTGTGTTGCCCACTCTGGTGAGGATGATGGTCCTTGGGCGATTTGGGATGCAGTGAACTTGTGTAAGGCGGAACGAATTGGACATGGAACGTCAGCCATCCAAGACCCGGAACTTGTTCGTTATATGAAAGAAAACAAAATTCCAATCGAAATCTGTGTCACTTCGAATGTCTTTACCGGAAAGTATGTGCGAAAAGAACAAAACCACCCTGTTCGATATTATTACGACCAAGGATTGATGCTTTGTATCAATACGGATGATCCAGATATCTTTAATGTCAATTTAACGTATGAATACTTTAAGTTGTATCGCTTTTTAGATTTCTCCATTGATGAGATCATTGATTTGGTGAGACAAGGAGTTCTATGTACGTTCCATCCTGAGAAAGAATCTTTGTGGAAGTCCATGGAAGAAAAAATCGATCAAATCAAGTTAAAATACAACTTAACAACGGATGCACAGGCAATTTTAACTTAA
- a CDS encoding DegT/DnrJ/EryC1/StrS family aminotransferase: MLTSRKTFLPFALPSISEDAIEEVAQVLRSGWVTSGPKVKQFEMEFGDFVGSKETIALNSATAGLHLALEAIGLTSEDAAITSSVTFTATAEVICYFGAEPILTDVDPIHNLMTKETLEATINSKCKWNGKELTSKKTGKHIKAILPVHLAGYTCDMESILSIAKKYNLYVIEDAAHAFPAVHKNKMIGTWGDFTVFSFYATKGITTGEGGMITTANKEFADRIRRMRLHGINRDAFNRPGWYYEVVDAGYKYNMTDIAAALGIVQLKESHGFWERRTEIAKHYNDAFSTLKGVKLPKEDENGIHSWHLYRIELDPKFAKIGRDTLVEELKERNIGTSLHFIPIFEHPYYKKTFGFQRKEYPNACQMYDRSVSLPLFAGMTPTDEKDVIDAMIELLS, translated from the coding sequence ATGCTCACATCTCGCAAAACCTTTCTACCGTTTGCACTTCCCTCCATTTCAGAAGATGCAATTGAAGAAGTGGCTCAGGTACTCAGATCTGGTTGGGTGACCTCTGGACCAAAAGTGAAACAATTCGAGATGGAGTTTGGTGACTTTGTTGGAAGTAAAGAAACCATTGCGTTGAATTCTGCAACGGCAGGTCTTCACTTAGCACTTGAAGCCATTGGTCTCACCTCTGAAGATGCAGCCATTACAAGTTCAGTCACATTCACCGCCACAGCGGAAGTCATTTGTTACTTTGGTGCAGAACCCATTTTGACGGATGTGGATCCCATTCACAACCTCATGACAAAAGAAACATTAGAAGCCACTATCAACTCAAAGTGCAAATGGAACGGAAAAGAGTTAACGAGTAAAAAAACAGGGAAACATATCAAGGCCATCCTACCTGTTCACCTAGCAGGTTATACATGTGATATGGAGTCCATCCTCTCCATTGCAAAAAAATACAATCTATACGTGATCGAAGATGCAGCCCATGCATTTCCTGCTGTTCATAAAAATAAAATGATCGGGACTTGGGGAGATTTTACTGTTTTCAGTTTTTATGCCACCAAAGGAATTACAACAGGTGAAGGTGGTATGATCACCACAGCCAATAAAGAATTTGCAGATCGCATTCGTAGAATGAGACTTCATGGCATCAACCGTGACGCCTTCAATCGTCCAGGTTGGTATTATGAAGTGGTCGATGCTGGTTATAAGTATAATATGACTGACATTGCGGCAGCTCTCGGCATTGTACAACTCAAAGAATCCCATGGATTTTGGGAACGAAGGACAGAAATCGCCAAACACTACAATGATGCATTTTCTACTCTAAAGGGAGTGAAACTTCCGAAAGAAGATGAAAATGGAATTCATAGTTGGCATCTGTATCGAATTGAATTGGATCCTAAGTTTGCTAAAATCGGCAGAGACACACTTGTTGAAGAATTGAAAGAACGAAACATAGGCACAAGTTTGCATTTCATTCCCATATTTGAGCATCCTTACTACAAAAAGACGTTTGGCTTTCAAAGAAAAGAATACCCAAATGCCTGCCAGATGTACGACAGATCCGTCTCATTACCGTTATTTGCAGGAATGACACCTACTGATGAAAAAGATGTCATCGATGCAATGATAGAATTACTCTCTTAA
- a CDS encoding enoyl-CoA hydratase/isomerase family protein translates to MNYKREVIDLPNGKGEIIRFQMNEQNSLTGQNMKDLGEILNEIKADSQKRGVILTTDNSKFFCNGLDAENLLSTPREKLIEEVGGIVILFGELVKFDKPLITEVTGYAMGGGAVITVASDFKYMLDGKCRIGFTEVNVGLPLPGSFIDRIKMCVEPRYWAEVCLEGTIYKAPDAKKIGLIDEIASTPEDVRKLALKKLENLSKIPSSAYRATKNILNASLIRNLEQYKIDTTKSFEQPGVVDNLLEAMTALKEKRRPVFQ, encoded by the coding sequence ATGAACTACAAAAGAGAAGTAATCGATCTACCTAATGGCAAAGGAGAAATCATTCGTTTCCAAATGAATGAACAAAACTCGCTGACAGGCCAGAACATGAAAGACCTTGGTGAGATTTTAAATGAAATAAAGGCTGATTCACAAAAACGAGGGGTCATCTTAACGACTGATAATTCCAAATTTTTTTGCAATGGTCTCGACGCAGAAAATCTTTTGTCCACACCTAGAGAGAAACTCATCGAAGAAGTTGGTGGAATTGTTATTTTGTTTGGAGAGTTGGTAAAATTTGATAAACCACTCATCACAGAAGTCACAGGGTATGCAATGGGTGGAGGAGCAGTGATTACTGTCGCATCCGATTTCAAATACATGTTAGATGGTAAGTGTCGAATTGGTTTTACAGAAGTGAATGTTGGTTTACCACTTCCAGGAAGTTTTATCGACAGAATCAAAATGTGTGTGGAACCAAGGTATTGGGCCGAAGTTTGTTTGGAAGGGACAATTTACAAAGCACCTGATGCTAAAAAAATTGGTCTCATAGATGAAATTGCATCAACTCCAGAAGACGTAAGAAAATTAGCTCTGAAAAAATTAGAAAACCTTTCAAAAATTCCTTCTTCGGCGTATCGAGCTACTAAGAACATTTTGAATGCATCTCTCATTCGCAATTTGGAACAGTATAAGATTGATACAACCAAATCCTTTGAACAACCAGGTGTTGTGGATAATTTGTTAGAAGCGATGACAGCCCTGAAAGAAAAAAGGAGACCAGTTTTCCAATAA
- the ygiD gene encoding 4,5-DOPA dioxygenase extradiol, which translates to MNPEKIQEIELFPSLFLGHGSPMNAIEENEFVEGLRNVSKTFPEPKAILVVSAHWLTDGTFVTAMENPPTIHDFGGFPKALFDVQYPAPGSPSLAKEVQSLVKSQSIQLDYDWGLDHGTWSVLKHMYPKANVPIVQLSMDYKLSPDKHYELAKELTPLRKQGVLLVASGNIVHNLRMVAWERLNEIYGFDWAISVNQKVKDWIVSGDIESLLTIRSKGKEFEWAIPTTEHYLPLLYTIGTQSPSDQISFFNDKPVAGALTMTSVRLDSNSGLN; encoded by the coding sequence ATGAATCCAGAGAAAATACAAGAGATTGAGCTGTTTCCGTCTTTATTTTTGGGTCATGGCAGCCCTATGAATGCGATTGAGGAAAACGAATTTGTGGAAGGGCTTCGAAATGTATCGAAAACCTTTCCTGAGCCCAAGGCGATTCTGGTTGTATCTGCCCACTGGCTTACCGATGGAACCTTTGTGACTGCAATGGAGAATCCACCCACCATACATGACTTTGGTGGCTTTCCCAAGGCATTGTTCGATGTACAATACCCTGCTCCTGGGAGTCCTAGTTTGGCAAAAGAAGTACAATCCCTCGTCAAATCGCAATCTATCCAGCTGGATTATGATTGGGGTTTAGACCATGGAACTTGGAGCGTCTTAAAACATATGTATCCTAAAGCAAATGTACCGATCGTGCAATTGAGTATGGATTACAAACTTTCGCCAGATAAACATTATGAACTCGCGAAGGAACTCACTCCTCTTCGAAAACAAGGGGTACTACTCGTGGCAAGTGGTAATATCGTACATAACCTCCGTATGGTGGCCTGGGAGCGATTGAACGAAATATACGGTTTTGATTGGGCAATTTCTGTGAATCAAAAAGTAAAAGATTGGATTGTCTCAGGTGATATTGAATCTCTACTTACCATCAGATCAAAAGGTAAAGAATTTGAATGGGCGATTCCCACCACCGAACATTATCTACCTTTATTGTATACAATTGGAACTCAGAGTCCATCTGATCAGATTTCTTTTTTTAATGACAAACCAGTGGCAGGGGCATTGACTATGACTTCCGTTCGATTGGATTCCAATTCAGGGTTGAATTAG
- a CDS encoding ester cyclase, protein MKPKDQIETILKELFSNPKTNRIPEFFASHYISHTSKKDYKGLKIVSQWIQNLNRFFSDLKLVKLEFIHETNDLVVWKRTIKGKIKPSKNKKIPDGKFIKWEEMIVSKFKGTQIVEEWISSEFLGALLPLGKKSKSLHYFKFEQQLTT, encoded by the coding sequence ATGAAACCTAAAGACCAGATAGAAACAATCCTCAAGGAATTATTTTCCAATCCTAAGACAAATCGAATCCCTGAGTTTTTTGCTTCCCACTACATCTCGCACACATCAAAAAAGGACTACAAAGGTTTAAAAATTGTGAGCCAATGGATTCAAAACTTAAATCGATTTTTCTCGGATTTAAAACTGGTGAAGTTAGAATTCATTCATGAAACGAATGATCTTGTTGTATGGAAACGTACGATCAAAGGGAAAATCAAACCTTCCAAAAACAAAAAAATCCCAGATGGAAAATTCATCAAATGGGAAGAGATGATTGTTTCTAAATTCAAAGGAACTCAAATTGTCGAAGAATGGATCTCCAGTGAATTTCTCGGTGCTTTGCTTCCGTTAGGAAAAAAATCAAAATCCTTACATTATTTTAAATTCGAACAGCAACTCACCACCTAA
- the purB gene encoding adenylosuccinate lyase produces MIDRYSHPEISAIWELENKFKIWTDIEIYACEARTNRGEVPKEDLETIKQKAKFNVEEILEIESKVHHDVIAYLTNLNSYIGPAGRHVHFGLTSSDVGDTALCVQMVQAMDLLIQRTETLLETTKQKAKEYKDLPCIGRSHGIHAEPMTLGLKFALFYAEMTRNLERMKEAREQVAVGKLSGAVGTYSNIDLEIEEYVLNKLGLKVDPIATQVISRDRHAFYMSVLGVVAASLDRMATEIRLLQKTEGREVEEPFAKGQKGSSAMPHKRNPVVCERISGISRVIRSNVNVGLQNVGLWHERDISHSSAERIVLPDSTIALDYILEKMNFVLKGLHVYPDATERTLNVTRGLIFSQKVLLWLIEKGGITREDAYLIVQENAMAVWADQSKNLRDLLKQDPRCSKILKESDLDEIFQIKPYLERIPLIFKRLGITD; encoded by the coding sequence ATGATCGATCGTTATAGCCATCCTGAAATTTCCGCCATTTGGGAATTAGAGAACAAATTTAAAATTTGGACAGATATTGAAATTTACGCCTGCGAAGCTCGTACAAACCGAGGAGAAGTCCCAAAAGAGGACCTCGAAACGATTAAACAAAAAGCGAAATTCAATGTAGAAGAAATTCTGGAAATTGAATCCAAGGTTCACCATGACGTCATCGCTTATTTAACCAATTTAAACTCTTATATAGGACCAGCAGGCCGTCATGTTCACTTCGGATTGACATCCAGTGACGTAGGTGACACTGCACTTTGTGTGCAAATGGTGCAAGCAATGGATCTTCTCATCCAGCGCACCGAAACTCTTTTAGAAACTACCAAACAAAAAGCAAAAGAGTACAAGGACCTTCCTTGTATTGGACGTTCGCACGGAATCCATGCAGAACCAATGACCCTTGGGCTTAAGTTTGCACTCTTTTATGCAGAGATGACTCGTAACTTAGAACGAATGAAAGAAGCTCGTGAACAAGTGGCTGTGGGAAAACTTTCTGGAGCAGTGGGAACTTACTCCAATATTGATTTAGAAATTGAAGAGTATGTATTAAACAAACTCGGACTAAAAGTAGATCCGATAGCCACCCAAGTGATATCGAGAGACCGACATGCATTTTATATGTCTGTGCTTGGTGTGGTTGCTGCCAGTTTGGATCGTATGGCAACAGAGATTCGACTCTTACAAAAAACAGAAGGGCGTGAAGTCGAAGAACCATTTGCAAAAGGCCAAAAAGGATCTTCTGCAATGCCTCACAAACGTAACCCAGTGGTCTGTGAACGAATTTCAGGAATCTCTCGAGTGATTCGTTCCAATGTGAATGTTGGATTACAAAACGTAGGACTATGGCATGAACGTGATATTTCCCATTCTTCTGCCGAAAGGATAGTATTGCCAGATTCTACGATCGCGCTCGATTACATTTTGGAAAAAATGAACTTTGTCTTAAAGGGACTTCATGTGTATCCAGATGCTACAGAACGTACATTAAACGTAACGCGTGGACTCATCTTTTCACAAAAAGTATTGTTATGGCTCATCGAAAAAGGTGGAATTACAAGAGAGGATGCATACCTCATCGTGCAAGAAAATGCGATGGCAGTGTGGGCTGACCAATCCAAAAACCTTCGTGATCTATTGAAACAAGACCCAAGGTGTTCCAAAATTTTGAAAGAGTCTGACTTGGATGAAATTTTCCAAATCAAACCATATTTGGAACGAATCCCTCTCATCTTCAAACGCCTAGGAATTACAGACTAG
- a CDS encoding alpha/beta hydrolase: MSSPLQYLVRDPKIPIQNPPLLLLLHGVGSNERDLFALADVLPESFLVISVRGPLTLGRDRFGWYEISFNNGIPKIDLSQQEKSHQLLLQFLAHLHEEFSFDETNVWIGGFSQGAVMSYSVGLEHPEEIKGILAMSGRLLEETKQKVNANRNSKDLVKQQKIYISHGTGDNVIPVTAARSAKEYLESTGLNPHYEEYTDGHTINQAMLNDLVDWLEKEL; encoded by the coding sequence ATGAGTTCCCCTTTACAATACTTAGTTCGAGATCCAAAAATTCCGATCCAAAATCCTCCTCTCCTTCTTTTGTTACATGGAGTGGGAAGCAACGAACGAGACTTGTTTGCACTCGCTGATGTATTACCAGAATCATTCTTGGTTATCTCTGTTAGGGGACCACTTACCCTCGGCCGTGATCGATTTGGTTGGTATGAAATTTCTTTTAACAATGGGATTCCGAAAATTGATCTCAGCCAACAGGAAAAAAGCCATCAATTGCTTTTGCAATTTCTGGCTCACCTACATGAGGAATTTTCCTTTGATGAAACTAATGTATGGATTGGTGGTTTTAGCCAAGGGGCTGTCATGTCCTATTCGGTTGGATTGGAACATCCAGAAGAAATCAAAGGAATCCTTGCTATGAGTGGCCGATTGTTAGAGGAAACAAAACAAAAAGTAAATGCAAATCGGAATAGCAAGGATCTGGTCAAACAACAGAAGATTTATATTTCGCATGGAACGGGAGACAATGTGATCCCTGTCACAGCTGCTCGGAGTGCAAAAGAATACTTAGAATCGACAGGCCTAAATCCACATTACGAAGAGTATACGGATGGACATACCATCAACCAAGCCATGTTGAATGACCTGGTTGATTGGTTGGAGAAAGAATTGTAA
- a CDS encoding VOC family protein produces the protein MASPKKKKQITKSKPTKSQMKVSPSKTNPITPFLMFNANLEEVTKFYTGIFKQSKVISVNPMQAEFVLNGQKFSAYNGGPEFKFSWGVSFMIHVETQKEVDPYWNELSKGGKELMCGWVEDKFGMVWQITPNILLELISHKDPVKREKATQAMLQMRKIDIAKLKEAVK, from the coding sequence ATGGCATCACCAAAAAAGAAAAAACAAATCACAAAATCGAAACCGACCAAATCGCAAATGAAGGTTTCTCCATCAAAGACAAATCCAATCACACCTTTTTTGATGTTCAATGCGAACCTAGAAGAAGTGACAAAGTTTTATACTGGGATTTTCAAACAATCCAAAGTGATCTCTGTAAACCCAATGCAGGCAGAGTTCGTATTAAACGGACAAAAATTTTCTGCTTACAATGGTGGGCCGGAGTTCAAATTCTCTTGGGGTGTATCCTTTATGATCCATGTAGAAACACAAAAAGAAGTCGATCCTTATTGGAATGAGCTTTCGAAGGGTGGAAAAGAGTTAATGTGTGGATGGGTGGAAGACAAATTTGGCATGGTATGGCAAATCACACCCAATATACTTTTGGAACTCATTTCTCATAAAGATCCTGTGAAACGAGAAAAAGCAACTCAAGCAATGTTACAGATGAGAAAAATTGACATTGCAAAATTAAAAGAAGCTGTGAAGTGA
- a CDS encoding glucose 1-dehydrogenase, whose translation MSKEFEGKVALVTGAASPIGLGRAIANRIASHGASLVLVDLNQEKIEEAAREVEAKFGVKAIGVACNVTKPEDCDAAISKTKEVFGKLDFLVNNAGVLKDNLLIRMSEQEYDFVMDVNCKGVFLMTKSASKLILKSDSGRIVNISSVSGLTGQPGQANYSTSKAGVIALTKVSAREFSGRNVLVNAVCPGYVQTEMTGTLSKEVQEKLTDPAVIPLKRPGKQEEIASAVKFFLSNDASYITGTYLRVDGGAAIGM comes from the coding sequence ATGTCCAAAGAATTCGAAGGAAAAGTAGCACTGGTAACGGGAGCTGCCTCTCCCATTGGTTTGGGAAGAGCAATCGCAAACCGAATCGCATCGCATGGTGCAAGTTTGGTGCTTGTTGATTTGAATCAGGAAAAAATTGAAGAAGCGGCAAGAGAAGTCGAAGCAAAATTCGGTGTAAAAGCAATCGGAGTTGCTTGTAACGTAACAAAACCAGAAGATTGTGATGCTGCGATTAGCAAAACAAAAGAAGTTTTTGGTAAACTTGATTTTCTAGTAAACAATGCGGGTGTGTTAAAAGACAACCTGCTCATTCGTATGTCGGAACAAGAATATGACTTCGTAATGGATGTTAACTGTAAGGGTGTTTTCCTTATGACAAAGTCTGCAAGTAAACTCATCCTAAAATCTGATTCTGGAAGAATCGTCAATATTTCTTCTGTTTCTGGACTCACTGGTCAACCAGGACAAGCAAACTACTCCACTTCTAAAGCTGGTGTGATTGCTCTTACAAAAGTTTCTGCTCGTGAATTTTCTGGAAGAAACGTTCTTGTAAATGCCGTTTGCCCAGGTTATGTGCAAACAGAAATGACAGGAACTCTTTCTAAAGAAGTGCAAGAAAAGTTAACCGATCCCGCTGTGATCCCTCTCAAACGACCAGGGAAACAAGAAGAGATTGCATCTGCTGTTAAGTTTTTCTTAAGTAACGATGCATCTTATATTACAGGTACATACCTCCGCGTTGACGGTGGTGCTGCTATCGGGATGTAG
- a CDS encoding M23 family metallopeptidase, with amino-acid sequence MLRSFVLVLIPSFISLLAISSSDYPPGFVLKNPYVWPVKGYDSITGAFGEFRTGHFHMGQDFSTGGRIGVPILAVTKGKVTRVQRRWTSIGYAIFLQHDDGMTSRYGHLHKFAPKVVKQILKSKQARRFKDRTDFDIALPEPVEVEAGETIAFSGDTGVGPPHLHFELFKDNVYYNPMHFGLGYNTAEPIVFNALRITPQTPRTFINGRNETVEIPFYETSGNRFELLESPTLFIQGKVGIQIAIHQKSNNNRLGIFTLDMLIGENVLQGFQLSKILKEHTRKNVLLYDSSVSKPNGNPFSYYLHTRDGNDLLGMRSNGREQGILDSDQMRMGEPKEITIRATGMGGQMSFASFYVLKDQGDYSHIVTKEWKYNVYYDRYTTFKSKDTKVELFFPVNAVYSKAFFEIEAQEQIKINTQGLNQLSSVYKIGPDFKDFNLGYDLYVKVPKTKDINSADLYEVLPDGNVKKINGSSFSSWGQFFKVRLRKTGLFVVLSDQTPPNIYLHESMSKTVYPREDFALYLKAVDVGSGIMPDGFDITVDGIQGRAEFFPKDGRLEIFEPEILYEPGKHTVLASVRDYAGNWSSTVRYEYEIQAPPVPEEKKKPVVEPIVIDTLKENKTKKENKTKQSSPKVQKVAKPISVAPKAKDKKSTSR; translated from the coding sequence ATGTTGCGCTCTTTCGTACTTGTTCTCATTCCTAGTTTTATTTCTCTACTTGCAATATCATCTTCTGATTACCCACCAGGTTTTGTTTTAAAAAATCCCTACGTTTGGCCCGTGAAAGGATATGACTCGATCACTGGTGCATTTGGTGAATTTCGAACTGGTCATTTCCATATGGGGCAAGACTTCTCTACTGGGGGACGAATTGGAGTACCGATTCTTGCTGTGACAAAAGGAAAAGTCACTCGAGTCCAAAGAAGATGGACTAGCATTGGTTATGCGATATTTTTACAACATGACGATGGAATGACTTCTCGTTATGGTCATTTACACAAATTTGCTCCAAAAGTTGTGAAACAAATCCTCAAATCAAAACAAGCAAGAAGGTTCAAAGATAGAACCGATTTTGATATCGCACTTCCAGAACCGGTAGAAGTGGAGGCAGGAGAAACGATTGCATTTTCTGGTGATACGGGAGTGGGTCCACCTCATTTGCATTTCGAGTTGTTTAAAGACAACGTGTATTATAACCCAATGCATTTTGGTCTGGGATACAATACCGCTGAACCAATCGTTTTTAATGCACTTCGGATCACTCCACAAACTCCACGAACATTTATCAATGGTCGAAATGAAACTGTGGAAATTCCCTTTTACGAAACCAGTGGCAATCGATTTGAGCTATTGGAATCTCCTACATTGTTTATCCAAGGAAAGGTGGGAATTCAAATTGCCATTCATCAAAAATCCAATAACAATAGATTAGGAATTTTCACCTTAGATATGTTAATTGGAGAAAACGTATTACAAGGTTTTCAATTATCGAAAATTCTTAAAGAGCATACCAGAAAAAATGTTTTATTATACGACAGTTCAGTCAGTAAACCTAATGGAAATCCATTTTCCTATTACCTACACACAAGAGATGGAAACGATTTACTGGGAATGCGTAGTAATGGTCGCGAACAAGGTATTTTGGACAGCGATCAAATGAGAATGGGGGAACCGAAAGAGATTACGATTCGCGCTACTGGTATGGGTGGTCAGATGTCTTTTGCTTCTTTTTATGTATTAAAAGACCAAGGAGACTATAGTCACATCGTCACCAAAGAATGGAAATACAATGTATACTATGATCGCTATACAACTTTCAAATCCAAAGATACAAAAGTTGAATTGTTTTTTCCAGTGAATGCTGTCTATTCAAAAGCCTTCTTTGAAATCGAAGCTCAAGAACAAATTAAAATCAACACGCAAGGGTTGAACCAACTCTCCAGTGTTTATAAAATTGGACCCGACTTCAAAGACTTTAATCTTGGTTACGACCTTTATGTAAAAGTTCCCAAAACCAAAGATATCAATTCTGCAGACTTGTACGAAGTATTACCAGATGGAAATGTCAAAAAAATCAATGGCTCTTCCTTTAGTTCCTGGGGACAATTTTTTAAAGTAAGACTCCGAAAAACGGGCCTCTTTGTTGTTTTATCCGATCAAACACCACCAAACATCTATTTGCATGAATCGATGAGCAAAACGGTTTATCCAAGAGAAGACTTTGCATTATATTTAAAGGCTGTAGATGTTGGATCTGGGATTATGCCAGATGGATTTGATATCACAGTCGATGGAATCCAAGGTAGAGCTGAATTTTTTCCAAAAGACGGTAGGCTTGAAATATTCGAACCAGAGATTTTATACGAACCAGGGAAACATACAGTGCTTGCGAGTGTAAGAGACTATGCAGGAAATTGGAGTTCTACTGTTCGTTACGAGTATGAAATCCAAGCACCACCAGTTCCTGAAGAGAAGAAAAAACCTGTTGTAGAACCAATTGTAATCGATACTTTAAAAGAAAATAAAACTAAAAAAGAAAACAAAACGAAACAATCTTCGCCTAAGGTGCAAAAGGTGGCAAAACCAATCTCTGTCGCACCAAAGGCAAAGGATAAAAAGTCTACATCCCGATAG